AAGTCGGCCTCAAAGACATGAAGAAAGCCTACAAGCACGTGAAAATTGATCAGATTGAGGTATTTTCTTGCATACttaaaacagcaagaaaaatattatattacaagaaacttgaaacattttgtctttgtctcattttcatgtttcttttttattattttaggatGTTCAAGATCAGCTCGAGGACATGATGGAAGACGCCAACGAAATCCAGGAGGCGATGGGCCGGAGCTACGGCACGCCAGAAATTGACGACGACGACTTGGAAGCAGgtcagtaaaaagaaaagaggaggagctCAGGAGGAAGGTGGTGATGTGTAGGTTTCCTCCAAGTCACATATCAGAGTCTCATCCTCTCGGTAATTTAAGGATTTAAATGAATACTTCATCATCAGCCAGagaaatagtttgtttttattcttattccTCTACATCAATCAAAGTTTATTGATGGAGCACCTTTTTAATACTGGTTAATGTATAAAGTGTTTTACGGCTGATTGataagctgataataagacagaacaagtgacatgaataaaaatgatgaaagaataaattaaaaaggaaaaacgtTTACCCTTCATGAGGGGAAAGTGTTAATTGATGCAGTGAAAAATGcaggtttatatgtttatttctttcaatttatttaagaataaaaacagatttacaaGAGTTTAAAGATTGTATCTAAAAGGGGAAAATTGCATCAACACAGCATTTGTCTTCCACTGACAAAAGTTGTTGAATTTCACATATTAAACTTCAAATTTCAGGCGAAAAGTAAAaagtattcagtgtttttaaagctcaaaaatgtaaaaattagcCTAATTTGACCCTGAATaatatgtaaagggttaattaaCAACTATATCACCGCATTTCTTCAGTATTATCCCTCTGCAGCAGTGATTCAGGAGATTTTAGTTCTTATTAAAGACTAAATTTCCGTATTTTTTAACAGAGTTGGACGCTCTTGGAGACGAGCTCCTGCTGGATGAGGACAGCTCTTACCTGGACGAGGCTTCCTCCGCTCCTTCTATCCCTCAGGGTCTGCCTGGCGAGGCCAGCAACAGGGTGCGTCACAACATTCAGGATCCAGAGATGgccattaaacacatttttgcatctacttattatttatttctttatctttatattcCAGGATGGTGTTCTGGTGGATGAGTTCGGCCTTCCTCAGATTCCCGCCACATAAAAGGAGCGATGGTGATGGCGATGGCGACACTCCTGATGGTTTTAAATGTATCATAGCCTCTcgtacttttcttttttttgtatctacCAACTAACACTC
Above is a window of Scomber scombrus chromosome 20, fScoSco1.1, whole genome shotgun sequence DNA encoding:
- the chmp5b gene encoding charged multivesicular body protein 5 — translated: MNRIFGRGKPKGPPPNLSDCIGSVDSRAESVDKKIARLDVELVKYKDQMKKMRDGPSKNMVKQKAMRVLKQKRMYESQRDNLMQQSFNMEQQNYTIQTLKDTKTTVDAMKVGLKDMKKAYKHVKIDQIEDVQDQLEDMMEDANEIQEAMGRSYGTPEIDDDDLEAELDALGDELLLDEDSSYLDEASSAPSIPQGLPGEASNRDGVLVDEFGLPQIPAT